From Vreelandella neptunia, the proteins below share one genomic window:
- a CDS encoding ubiquinone biosynthesis accessory factor UbiJ, with protein sequence MLVTPTLLLAGCERTLNALLARDPAAPARLAALAGSRLLVRLEQPHLALVIHYHYAGLDLMRGDDVDETDVDAVVELTPETFSEWISGASIERLMFDGKLAVRGRIHLLEATRDLLFDLDIDWESELARWLGDMPAHSLAEGLRRTARWGLRAKDELMQDVSEYVFEEARLLPGPQQRSLLREHLTELEVATDRLEARLNRLQRRLEQLQPAPQESRP encoded by the coding sequence ATGCTGGTAACCCCGACCCTGCTGCTGGCCGGTTGTGAACGCACGCTCAACGCCCTACTCGCCCGCGACCCTGCGGCCCCCGCACGGCTAGCGGCACTGGCGGGCAGCCGTCTACTGGTGCGCCTTGAGCAGCCTCACTTAGCGCTGGTCATTCACTACCATTACGCCGGGCTCGACCTGATGCGCGGCGATGATGTTGATGAAACCGACGTAGATGCAGTGGTCGAGCTCACCCCGGAAACGTTTTCCGAGTGGATCAGCGGCGCTTCGATTGAGCGCCTTATGTTTGACGGCAAGCTGGCCGTGCGCGGGCGTATTCATCTGCTTGAAGCCACTCGAGACCTGCTCTTCGACCTGGACATCGACTGGGAGAGCGAGCTGGCCCGCTGGCTGGGCGATATGCCCGCCCACTCCCTGGCCGAGGGCCTGCGGCGCACTGCCCGTTGGGGGCTGCGCGCCAAAGACGAGCTGATGCAGGATGTGTCTGAATATGTCTTTGAAGAGGCACGCCTGCTGCCAGGGCCGCAGCAGCGTAGCCTGCTTCGCGAGCACCTGACCGAGTTAGAGGTGGCGACCGATCGCCTGGAAGCACGTTTAAACCGTTTACAGCGCCGGCTAGAACAGCTTCAGCCCGCGCCGCAGGAGTCGCGCCCATGA
- the ubiB gene encoding ubiquinone biosynthesis regulatory protein kinase UbiB has protein sequence MSMRLLRISWVISRHRLDTLLPLERLPWWLRALLWFSPLRLIPVGKRSRGERLRLSLEALGPIFIKFGQMLSTRRDLLPADIADELKRLQDQVPPFPGDQAAARVEKALEMSLEEAFAEFDRVPLASASIAQVHAARLHGGEDVVVKIIRPGIDRVMRQDMALMYQVAKLFSKIPEARRLRPLEVIRDYEATLFDELDLYKEAANTSQLKRNFKDSPLLFVPTIYWPFTRRHVMVQERIRGIPVADLDTLIARGTNLKKLAERGVELFFTQVFRDNFFHADMHPGNIFVNCDNPEDPQYIAIDCGIVGSLTREDQDYLARNLLAFFHQDYYEVAALHIESGWVGENTRANEFAAAIRTVCEPILEKPLKDISFGQVLLGLFQTARRFNMEVQPQLVLLQKTLLNIEGLGRQLYPDLDLWSTAKPYLEQWMKERAGVSGLWESLKRQAPELSHQLPELPVLAHQALSRMEHEHRQRHQQVDSINAMRVQMARQGKRLYRLRLGFILLALALAWQPLSGWIALQEWPILAAAAIGLLLLVWQ, from the coding sequence ATGAGCATGCGTCTGCTGCGGATAAGTTGGGTGATCAGCCGCCATAGACTGGACACACTGCTGCCGCTAGAGCGATTGCCCTGGTGGCTTCGGGCGCTGCTATGGTTCTCTCCGCTACGTCTTATCCCCGTTGGCAAACGCTCACGGGGCGAACGTCTGCGCTTGTCACTAGAGGCGTTAGGGCCGATTTTTATTAAATTTGGCCAAATGCTCTCGACCCGTCGCGACCTGCTACCAGCAGATATCGCCGATGAGCTAAAGCGTCTTCAGGATCAGGTGCCGCCTTTTCCCGGTGATCAAGCCGCCGCTCGCGTCGAGAAAGCCCTGGAAATGTCGCTGGAAGAGGCCTTTGCTGAGTTTGACCGAGTCCCACTGGCCTCGGCGTCGATTGCCCAGGTGCACGCGGCAAGGCTCCACGGCGGTGAGGACGTGGTGGTAAAAATTATTCGCCCCGGCATTGATCGCGTGATGCGTCAGGATATGGCACTGATGTACCAAGTTGCCAAGCTATTCTCCAAAATCCCCGAGGCGCGTCGCCTGCGTCCGCTGGAAGTCATTCGCGACTACGAAGCCACGCTATTTGACGAGCTGGATCTCTACAAAGAGGCCGCCAACACCTCGCAGCTCAAGCGTAACTTTAAAGACTCACCGCTGCTGTTTGTACCCACCATCTACTGGCCCTTCACCCGCCGCCATGTGATGGTGCAAGAGCGCATTCGCGGTATTCCGGTCGCCGATTTAGATACCCTGATTGCTCGTGGCACTAATTTGAAGAAGCTTGCCGAACGCGGCGTCGAGCTTTTCTTTACCCAGGTATTCCGCGACAACTTCTTTCACGCGGATATGCACCCGGGTAATATCTTCGTCAACTGTGACAACCCCGAAGATCCCCAGTACATTGCCATCGACTGCGGCATTGTGGGCAGCCTGACCCGGGAAGATCAGGACTACTTGGCGCGTAACCTACTGGCGTTTTTCCACCAGGACTATTACGAAGTCGCTGCACTGCATATTGAATCCGGCTGGGTGGGTGAGAACACCCGCGCTAATGAGTTCGCGGCAGCGATTCGCACCGTTTGTGAACCGATTTTAGAGAAGCCGTTGAAAGATATTTCCTTCGGCCAGGTGTTATTAGGACTGTTTCAAACCGCACGACGCTTTAATATGGAAGTGCAGCCGCAGCTGGTATTGTTGCAAAAGACGCTGCTCAATATTGAAGGTCTGGGCCGCCAGCTCTACCCAGATTTAGACCTGTGGAGCACCGCCAAGCCCTATTTAGAGCAGTGGATGAAAGAGCGTGCCGGGGTCAGCGGTTTATGGGAGTCGTTAAAGCGCCAGGCGCCGGAGCTTTCGCATCAATTGCCCGAACTGCCCGTACTGGCTCATCAGGCGCTAAGCCGTATGGAGCATGAGCATCGCCAGCGCCACCAGCAGGTCGACTCGATCAACGCCATGCGCGTGCAGATGGCGCGCCAGGGCAAACGCCTCTACCGCCTTCGGCTCGGCTTTATTTTGCTGGCGCTGGCACTGGCTTGGCAGCCATTAAGCGGTTGGATTGCGCTTCAAGAGTGGCCGATACTCGCGGCCGCAGCCATTGGCCTACTGCTGCTGGTGTGGCAATAG
- a CDS encoding phosphoribosyl-ATP diphosphatase: MDSNALSPNNSTSHTDVLGTLNEVLKQRRHAAAEESYVASLHHKGLNKILEKVGEEATETVLAAKDAEHGSEADRQALISETADLWFHSLVMLSHLGMDHQAVLDELARRFGISGHEEKAARQP; encoded by the coding sequence ATGGACAGCAACGCATTATCGCCTAACAATTCGACTAGCCATACCGATGTACTGGGTACGCTCAATGAGGTGTTAAAGCAACGGCGCCATGCAGCGGCAGAAGAATCTTATGTTGCCTCCTTGCATCATAAGGGTTTGAACAAGATACTCGAAAAGGTGGGCGAGGAAGCGACAGAAACAGTGCTTGCGGCAAAAGATGCCGAGCATGGTAGCGAGGCTGATCGCCAAGCGTTGATTTCTGAAACCGCCGACCTGTGGTTTCATAGCTTGGTGATGCTGTCGCACCTGGGAATGGATCATCAGGCCGTTTTAGACGAACTGGCCCGGCGCTTCGGCATTTCCGGACACGAGGAAAAAGCCGCTCGCCAGCCTTAG
- the tatA gene encoding Sec-independent protein translocase subunit TatA: MLGGISIWQLLIVLGIIILVFGTKKLRNVGTDLGGAVKGFKKAMHDEEKNKDADKEDADQPHAKVSHDEPGNTYDVQAEEKQAAHDRNEERK, encoded by the coding sequence ATGTTAGGTGGTATTAGTATTTGGCAGTTGCTGATTGTGCTGGGCATCATCATTCTGGTTTTCGGCACCAAAAAACTGCGTAACGTGGGCACCGACCTAGGCGGGGCTGTCAAAGGCTTCAAGAAAGCCATGCACGATGAGGAGAAAAATAAAGACGCGGACAAAGAGGACGCCGACCAGCCCCATGCCAAAGTGAGCCATGACGAGCCGGGCAACACTTACGACGTTCAAGCTGAAGAGAAACAGGCCGCCCACGACCGCAACGAAGAGCGCAAATAA
- the tatB gene encoding Sec-independent protein translocase protein TatB has protein sequence MLDIGFLELMLIGVVGLLVLGPERLPRAARTAGMWIGKIKRTVSGMQREISAQLEAEELRQKLNEQQKKLDDSLKKAKLDVESIADSPSDAAPAKQSDTEQRVAQASSRLDDALQTVREETVREETSSSSSAPASTTPTREAKPETPNPESAILNKDRNHQ, from the coding sequence ATGCTGGATATCGGCTTTCTTGAACTGATGCTGATTGGCGTCGTCGGGCTGTTGGTGCTTGGCCCGGAGCGGCTGCCACGCGCTGCCCGAACGGCGGGCATGTGGATTGGTAAAATCAAGCGTACGGTATCCGGTATGCAGCGTGAAATCAGCGCCCAACTGGAAGCAGAAGAGCTGCGCCAAAAGCTCAACGAACAGCAAAAGAAGCTCGATGACAGCTTGAAGAAAGCGAAGCTGGACGTAGAGAGCATTGCCGATAGCCCCTCAGACGCAGCGCCAGCGAAGCAGAGTGACACTGAGCAGCGCGTTGCCCAGGCCAGCTCTCGATTGGATGACGCCTTGCAAACGGTGCGAGAGGAAACGGTGCGTGAAGAAACATCTTCGTCATCATCTGCACCTGCCTCGACTACGCCCACCCGCGAGGCCAAACCTGAAACGCCTAACCCTGAGTCGGCTATACTTAATAAGGATCGTAATCACCAATGA
- the tatC gene encoding twin-arginine translocase subunit TatC codes for MSMSGDSKEPREEPSQAPLIEHLIELRSRLMRAVIVILVVFLGLYSFANDIYTFVAEPLMALLPEGSQMIATEVASPFLAPFKLTLVVAVFIAIPFVLHQAWAFIAPGLYDNEKALAIPILVSSIALFYGGAAFAYYVVFPLLFEFFTQTGPENVAVMTDINQYLNFVLKLFFAFGVAFEIPIATFLLILSGATSVESLSKKRPYILLGCFVVGMLLTPPDVISQSLLAIPMYLLYEVGLLFGRLVRKRKEEKEAAEEQEADL; via the coding sequence ATGAGTATGTCTGGCGATTCAAAGGAGCCGCGGGAAGAGCCGAGCCAAGCCCCCCTGATTGAGCACCTGATTGAGTTACGCTCACGGCTTATGCGCGCCGTGATCGTGATTTTGGTGGTCTTTTTAGGCCTTTACTCCTTTGCCAATGATATCTATACCTTCGTTGCCGAGCCGTTAATGGCGCTACTGCCTGAAGGCTCGCAGATGATCGCCACGGAAGTCGCTTCGCCATTCTTAGCGCCGTTCAAGCTCACCCTGGTGGTCGCGGTATTTATCGCTATACCCTTTGTGCTGCATCAAGCCTGGGCGTTTATCGCGCCAGGGCTTTACGACAATGAAAAAGCGCTGGCGATACCGATTCTGGTTTCGAGCATTGCGCTTTTCTACGGCGGCGCGGCGTTTGCCTACTACGTTGTTTTTCCGCTGTTGTTTGAGTTTTTCACCCAAACTGGGCCGGAAAACGTCGCCGTGATGACCGACATTAACCAGTACTTGAACTTCGTGCTCAAGCTGTTTTTTGCCTTCGGTGTAGCGTTTGAGATTCCTATCGCGACCTTCTTGCTTATCTTATCTGGCGCCACGTCGGTGGAAAGCCTGTCTAAAAAGCGCCCTTATATTCTTTTAGGCTGCTTTGTTGTCGGCATGTTGCTAACGCCTCCGGATGTGATTTCTCAGAGCCTGTTGGCGATCCCGATGTATTTGCTTTACGAAGTTGGGCTGCTATTTGGCCGCCTGGTGCGCAAGCGTAAAGAGGAGAAGGAGGCTGCTGAAGAGCAAGAGGCTGACCTCTAA
- the elbB gene encoding isoprenoid biosynthesis glyoxalase ElbB translates to MTKQVAVILAGCGVYDGSEIYETTLTLLRLDQLGIGYRCFAPDIEQHHVVNHLTQEVVEGEQRNVLLESARLARGEISPLEELDADSFGAVIVPGGFGVAKNLSDFASAGDSMQVLEALKAALVGFREEAKPIGLMCISPVLVPRLLDEGIAVTVGNDPAISGAISAMGGLHRSCGVEDIVVDLEHRVVTTPAYMLATRISEAAIGIFKLVDRIAEMMD, encoded by the coding sequence ATGACCAAACAGGTGGCAGTGATTTTGGCCGGCTGCGGCGTTTACGATGGTTCAGAAATATATGAGACCACGCTAACGCTGCTGCGCTTGGATCAGTTGGGTATAGGTTACCGTTGTTTTGCCCCAGATATAGAGCAGCACCATGTGGTCAATCACCTCACTCAAGAGGTGGTAGAGGGCGAGCAGCGTAACGTGCTGCTGGAGTCCGCCCGCTTGGCACGGGGTGAGATCAGCCCGCTGGAGGAGTTAGATGCTGACAGCTTCGGCGCAGTGATCGTACCCGGCGGTTTTGGCGTCGCCAAGAACTTGTCGGACTTCGCCAGTGCCGGTGACAGCATGCAGGTGCTAGAGGCTTTAAAAGCGGCCTTGGTGGGGTTTCGTGAAGAGGCCAAGCCGATTGGTTTGATGTGTATTTCCCCCGTACTGGTGCCTCGCCTATTGGACGAGGGCATTGCGGTGACGGTGGGCAATGACCCGGCGATTTCCGGGGCCATTAGCGCCATGGGCGGCCTGCACCGTAGCTGCGGCGTAGAAGATATCGTGGTGGATCTTGAGCACCGCGTGGTCACTACGCCTGCCTATATGCTGGCAACGCGTATTAGCGAAGCTGCTATCGGTATTTTTAAGCTGGTAGATCGCATTGCAGAAATGATGGATTAA
- the hemB gene encoding porphobilinogen synthase, with product MSTPTARHFPATRMRRMRRDDFSRRLMQENSLTASDLILPVFVLEGTNQREAVASMPGVERLSIDLLIEQAREAYELGIPALALFPVVGPEHKSELAEEAYSASGLVQRSVRALKEALPELGIITDVALDPYTSHGQDGILDEHGYVQNDRTVDTLLKQALSHAEAGADVVAPSDMMDGRIGAIRLVLEQEHLHNVRIMAYSAKYASHYYGPFRDAVGSAANLGKADKRTYQMDPANSDEALHEVAMDISEGADMVMVKPGMPYLDIVRRVKSELQVPTFAYQVSGEYAMHRAAFDNGWLEAEPVILESLMCFKRAGADGILTYFALDAARLLQQR from the coding sequence TTGAGTACACCCACTGCCCGCCATTTTCCCGCCACGCGCATGCGCCGTATGCGCCGCGATGACTTCTCACGTCGGTTGATGCAGGAGAACAGCCTGACTGCGTCAGACCTAATCCTGCCGGTGTTCGTCCTTGAAGGCACAAATCAGCGTGAAGCCGTCGCCTCCATGCCCGGCGTTGAACGGCTGTCTATCGATTTACTGATCGAGCAAGCTCGCGAGGCGTATGAACTGGGCATTCCAGCGCTGGCGCTGTTTCCTGTGGTTGGCCCCGAGCACAAGAGTGAGCTTGCTGAAGAGGCCTATAGCGCTAGCGGTCTAGTTCAGCGCAGCGTGCGCGCTCTCAAGGAGGCGCTGCCCGAATTAGGCATTATCACGGACGTAGCGCTTGACCCTTATACCAGCCACGGCCAGGACGGCATTCTTGACGAACACGGCTACGTGCAGAATGACCGCACGGTGGATACGCTGCTCAAACAGGCGCTCTCCCATGCTGAAGCCGGCGCCGACGTGGTCGCCCCTTCTGACATGATGGATGGACGGATTGGCGCTATTCGCCTGGTGTTAGAGCAGGAACATCTGCATAACGTGCGCATTATGGCTTATAGCGCCAAATACGCGTCACACTACTACGGCCCTTTTCGCGATGCGGTCGGTTCGGCTGCTAACTTGGGCAAAGCGGACAAGCGCACCTATCAAATGGATCCCGCTAACAGCGATGAAGCATTACACGAAGTGGCCATGGATATCTCCGAGGGCGCTGATATGGTGATGGTCAAGCCAGGAATGCCCTACTTGGATATCGTACGCCGGGTAAAAAGCGAACTGCAGGTACCCACCTTCGCTTATCAAGTCAGCGGCGAGTACGCGATGCACCGCGCCGCCTTTGATAACGGCTGGTTGGAAGCGGAGCCGGTAATACTGGAGTCGCTGATGTGTTTCAAACGGGCAGGCGCGGATGGCATTCTCACCTACTTTGCCCTCGACGCAGCGCGTTTACTTCAGCAGCGCTAA
- the ppk1 gene encoding polyphosphate kinase 1, translating to MDEQASDSLPLSSTDHTSSDGDMPLRINRTPTGVQAREAQPETDLDDTQLYFNRELSHLQFNIRVLEQALDDAHPLLNRLMFLLIFSSNMDEFFEIRVAGLKHQIALGDDTTAADGRLPKAVLAEISQLAHAQIDRQYQILNDTLLPALETHGLRFRRRDQWTDEQKAWVKDFFDNEIMPVISPIGLDPSHPFPRLVNKSLNFIVELEGKDAFGRAGGMAILPAPRSLPRLMALPKELCEEGFSEYVFLSSMIHAHAEELFPGMSVRGCYQFRLTRNADMSVDPEEVSDLASALRGELLARRYGSGVRLEVADSCPDDLTDFLLRQFELESDDLYRVKGPVNLTRMMSVLGDVDRPELLYRPFTPSIPKALKAGSLFDAIAKNDILLHHPFQSFTPIEDLLREAARDPHVLAVKQTLYRTGADSAIVNALVEAASQGKEVTVVIELRARFDEADNLQLASRLQEAGAIVVYGIMAYKTHAKMLHIVRREKGELSYYAHLGTGNYHSKTAKLYTDYSLLTANKALCADVHKVFQQLSGMGRARKIDTLLHAPFTLHERLVEMIDREAQIARKGKRGHIIIKCNSLTEPKLIKALYRASQAGVECDLIIRGMCCLKPGVPGVSDNIRVRSIIGRLLEHTRVFHFHNDGKSETWCSSADFMSRNMFHRVETCFPLLDKKLANRVRKDLETYLVDNCQSWLLQTDGSYRLQDPGDSDAISAQETLLYAYASKS from the coding sequence ATGGACGAACAAGCTTCAGATTCCTTACCACTATCGTCTACCGATCACACCAGCAGCGACGGCGATATGCCGCTACGGATTAATCGTACCCCGACCGGCGTCCAGGCACGTGAAGCACAGCCTGAAACCGACCTCGACGATACCCAGCTCTACTTCAACCGCGAGCTATCGCATCTACAGTTCAATATTCGCGTGTTGGAGCAGGCGTTAGACGATGCTCACCCGCTGCTCAACCGGTTAATGTTCCTGCTGATTTTCTCCTCCAATATGGACGAGTTTTTCGAGATTCGCGTGGCGGGCTTAAAGCATCAAATTGCCCTGGGCGACGACACTACCGCCGCTGACGGCCGCCTGCCCAAAGCGGTGTTGGCAGAGATATCGCAACTTGCTCACGCGCAAATTGACCGCCAGTATCAGATACTCAACGACACCTTGTTACCCGCGCTGGAAACCCATGGGCTGCGCTTTCGGCGCCGCGATCAGTGGACTGATGAACAGAAAGCTTGGGTTAAAGATTTTTTCGATAACGAAATTATGCCGGTCATCAGCCCGATCGGCCTCGACCCCTCGCACCCTTTCCCGCGTTTAGTGAATAAAAGCCTCAACTTTATAGTTGAGTTGGAAGGTAAAGATGCGTTTGGTCGCGCTGGTGGTATGGCCATTCTACCCGCGCCGCGCTCGCTACCGCGCCTGATGGCACTGCCCAAGGAACTCTGTGAAGAGGGTTTCTCGGAGTATGTTTTTCTTTCGTCGATGATTCATGCCCACGCCGAGGAGCTATTTCCCGGCATGAGCGTACGCGGCTGCTACCAATTCCGGCTGACCCGCAACGCGGATATGAGCGTTGACCCTGAGGAGGTTTCGGATCTCGCCTCAGCGCTGCGCGGTGAACTGCTGGCGCGCCGCTACGGCAGCGGCGTACGCCTGGAAGTCGCCGACAGCTGCCCTGATGACTTAACTGATTTTTTGTTGCGCCAGTTTGAACTGGAAAGCGACGACTTATATCGCGTCAAAGGGCCGGTTAATTTAACCCGTATGATGTCGGTGCTGGGTGATGTGGATCGCCCCGAACTGCTCTATCGGCCATTCACCCCCAGCATTCCCAAAGCGCTCAAAGCGGGTAGCCTGTTTGACGCTATTGCCAAGAACGACATCCTGCTCCATCACCCCTTCCAGTCATTTACGCCGATTGAAGACCTGCTGCGCGAAGCCGCCCGCGACCCTCATGTGCTGGCAGTAAAACAGACCCTTTACCGCACTGGCGCTGACTCAGCCATCGTTAACGCGCTGGTAGAGGCGGCCAGCCAGGGCAAAGAGGTCACTGTGGTCATTGAGCTGCGCGCGCGCTTTGATGAGGCCGACAACCTACAGCTGGCTTCACGCTTGCAGGAAGCAGGGGCAATCGTTGTCTACGGCATTATGGCCTACAAGACCCACGCCAAAATGCTGCACATCGTTCGCCGGGAAAAAGGTGAGCTGAGCTATTACGCCCACCTGGGCACCGGCAATTACCACTCTAAAACTGCCAAGCTTTACACCGATTACAGTCTGCTGACCGCCAATAAAGCGCTATGTGCGGATGTGCATAAAGTATTTCAGCAGCTTTCGGGGATGGGCCGGGCACGCAAAATCGACACGTTGTTGCACGCGCCCTTCACGCTACATGAGCGGCTGGTGGAAATGATCGACCGGGAAGCGCAAATAGCGCGCAAGGGTAAGCGCGGGCACATCATCATTAAGTGCAACTCGTTAACCGAGCCAAAGCTTATCAAAGCACTCTACCGGGCCTCGCAGGCAGGCGTAGAGTGCGATTTGATTATTCGCGGTATGTGCTGTTTGAAGCCAGGGGTGCCGGGGGTTTCCGACAATATTCGCGTGCGCTCGATTATTGGCCGTTTGCTGGAGCATACCCGAGTCTTCCACTTCCACAACGACGGCAAATCGGAGACCTGGTGCTCAAGCGCGGACTTTATGTCGCGCAATATGTTCCACCGTGTGGAGACCTGTTTTCCGCTGTTGGATAAGAAGCTCGCCAACCGGGTGCGTAAAGACCTGGAGACCTACCTGGTGGATAACTGCCAGAGCTGGCTGCTTCAGACCGACGGCAGCTACCGACTCCAGGATCCGGGTGACAGCGATGCCATCAGTGCCCAGGAAACCCTGCTCTACGCCTATGCATCGAAAAGCTAG
- the metE gene encoding 5-methyltetrahydropteroyltriglutamate--homocysteine S-methyltransferase, translated as MTVSHILGYPRIGAQRELKKATEAYWKGECTRSELESTGRKLRLRHWQAQQDAGLDFVSVGDFAFYDQVLNVSVALGAVPSRFNAQAEVAGGDIDLDTTFRMARGRAPRGEPAAACEMTKYFDTNYHYLVPELHEGQTFTLASNRLFDEVDEALRAGFTPKVTLTGPLTWLWLGKTKGGDFDRLTLLDSVLDVYSEILARLATQGIEWVQLDEPALVQDLPLAWQQAYERAYHRLQSAPLKLLLATYFGGLGDNLSLATRLPVAGLHIDAVRAPQQVESVIDRLGPHQVLSVGFVDGRNIWRADLAALRERLLPLKVRLGQRLWLAPSCSLLHVPVDLAQETELGDELISWLAFARQKLDEVVTLARLIDNRTTPVDEQRLDQATRALDARRESTRIHQTVVSERLAAVRPADSQRQAPYTVRAEAQRRALKLPLFPTTTIGSFPQTDVIRAARRAFKAGELALADYEARMQAEIVYAVERQHALDIDVLVHGEAERNDMVEYFGEQLEGFAFTRFGWVQSYGSRCVKPPVIFGDVSRPAPMTVRWSEYAQTLTDKPMKGMLTGPVTILQWSFVRDDQPRETTCRQIALALRDEVLDLEEAGISIIQIDEPALREGLPLRQHEWQSYLDWAVESFQLSAAGVANATQIHTHMCYSEFNDIIGAIAALDADVITIETSRSDMHLLDAFQDFAYPNEIGPGVYDIHTPNIPEVSWMVDLMEKALEKIPAERLWVNPDCGLKTRGWAEVEPALANMVKAAKVLRQRYA; from the coding sequence ATGACAGTTTCTCATATTCTCGGCTATCCCCGCATCGGCGCTCAGCGCGAGCTTAAAAAAGCCACGGAAGCGTACTGGAAAGGCGAGTGCACGCGTAGCGAGCTTGAAAGCACCGGCCGCAAGCTGCGTTTGCGCCACTGGCAGGCGCAGCAGGATGCGGGTTTGGATTTCGTTAGCGTGGGCGATTTCGCTTTTTACGATCAAGTGCTGAATGTTTCGGTGGCGCTGGGAGCTGTGCCTTCACGTTTTAACGCCCAAGCAGAGGTCGCTGGTGGCGATATCGATCTCGACACCACCTTTCGTATGGCCCGGGGTAGAGCGCCCAGGGGGGAGCCCGCCGCAGCCTGTGAAATGACCAAATACTTCGATACCAACTACCACTATCTCGTCCCCGAACTGCACGAGGGGCAAACTTTTACCCTGGCATCCAACCGTCTGTTTGACGAAGTGGATGAGGCGCTGCGCGCGGGTTTTACCCCGAAAGTAACCCTGACGGGGCCGTTGACCTGGCTATGGCTTGGCAAAACCAAAGGCGGGGATTTTGACCGCCTGACGCTACTCGACAGCGTACTCGACGTGTATAGCGAAATATTAGCGCGGCTTGCTACCCAAGGCATTGAGTGGGTTCAGCTGGACGAACCTGCTTTGGTGCAGGATCTGCCGCTGGCATGGCAGCAGGCCTATGAGCGTGCCTATCATCGCCTTCAATCTGCGCCGCTAAAGCTATTGCTAGCCACTTACTTCGGCGGCTTGGGCGACAACCTCTCGCTGGCGACCCGCTTGCCCGTGGCGGGGTTGCACATTGATGCCGTGCGCGCACCGCAGCAAGTCGAGAGTGTAATTGACCGCCTTGGCCCCCATCAGGTGCTATCAGTAGGGTTTGTGGATGGCCGCAATATCTGGCGGGCCGATTTGGCTGCCTTGCGGGAACGTCTGCTGCCATTAAAAGTGCGTCTGGGCCAGCGGCTTTGGTTGGCGCCGAGCTGCTCGCTGCTGCATGTGCCGGTGGATTTGGCTCAGGAAACAGAGCTTGGTGATGAGCTAATCAGCTGGCTGGCCTTCGCACGGCAGAAGCTTGACGAGGTGGTCACCCTGGCGCGCTTGATCGACAACCGCACTACGCCAGTCGACGAGCAGCGGCTGGATCAGGCCACTCGAGCGCTGGATGCCCGGCGCGAGTCAACGCGTATTCACCAGACTGTGGTCAGTGAGCGTTTGGCGGCGGTTCGCCCTGCTGATAGTCAGCGCCAGGCGCCTTACACCGTGCGTGCCGAGGCGCAACGCCGGGCGCTCAAGCTACCGCTATTTCCTACCACGACGATTGGCTCTTTTCCGCAAACCGACGTAATTCGTGCCGCCCGGCGTGCTTTTAAGGCCGGTGAGCTGGCGTTAGCCGACTACGAAGCCCGTATGCAGGCCGAGATCGTCTACGCCGTTGAGCGTCAGCATGCGCTGGATATCGATGTGCTCGTTCACGGTGAAGCCGAACGTAATGACATGGTGGAGTACTTTGGTGAGCAGCTTGAAGGCTTTGCCTTTACCCGATTTGGCTGGGTGCAGAGCTACGGTTCACGCTGCGTTAAACCGCCGGTGATCTTCGGTGACGTATCGCGGCCTGCACCGATGACGGTGCGCTGGAGCGAATACGCCCAAACCCTGACCGACAAACCCATGAAGGGCATGCTGACCGGCCCTGTGACGATTCTGCAGTGGTCATTTGTGCGCGATGACCAGCCGCGGGAAACCACCTGCCGCCAGATTGCCCTGGCGCTGCGCGATGAGGTGTTGGATCTGGAAGAGGCCGGGATCAGCATTATTCAAATCGATGAGCCAGCGCTGCGCGAAGGGTTACCGCTGCGCCAACATGAGTGGCAGTCGTACCTTGATTGGGCAGTAGAGAGCTTCCAGCTGAGTGCCGCAGGCGTGGCTAATGCCACTCAGATTCATACCCATATGTGTTACTCGGAGTTCAACGACATCATTGGCGCGATTGCAGCACTTGATGCCGATGTGATCACCATCGAAACGTCACGTTCGGATATGCATCTGCTGGATGCCTTCCAGGACTTCGCGTATCCCAACGAAATCGGCCCAGGGGTTTACGATATCCATACACCGAATATTCCCGAAGTGAGCTGGATGGTCGATTTGATGGAGAAAGCCCTGGAAAAAATCCCCGCCGAACGGCTGTGGGTAAACCCGGACTGCGGGCTCAAAACCCGTGGTTGGGCGGAAGTAGAGCCAGCGCTAGCCAATATGGTGAAAGCGGCGAAGGTGTTACGCCAACGCTATGCATAA